The Celeribacter marinus genome window below encodes:
- a CDS encoding GbsR/MarR family transcriptional regulator produces MTRTIEEIRGEFIEKIGLMAQADGLPRIAGRMLGLFIWDGEAVAFGDLANQLQVSRGSISTATRILEDRRLIKRIAKAGQRQDYFQLAENPYAQMLEHYVLGLERVQIEIAQTLGEIPTNEADIKGRIEAYGAFYRTMSGALSKLADDLKTG; encoded by the coding sequence ATGACCAGAACCATCGAAGAGATACGCGGCGAGTTCATCGAAAAGATCGGGCTGATGGCGCAGGCAGACGGGCTTCCGCGCATTGCGGGACGGATGCTTGGACTGTTTATCTGGGATGGCGAGGCCGTTGCATTTGGCGATCTTGCCAACCAGTTGCAGGTCAGCCGAGGCAGCATTAGCACCGCCACGCGGATCTTGGAGGATCGCCGCCTGATCAAGAGGATTGCAAAGGCCGGGCAGCGACAGGATTATTTCCAACTTGCCGAAAACCCCTACGCCCAGATGCTCGAACACTATGTGCTTGGTCTGGAGCGCGTCCAAATCGAGATCGCGCAAACGCTTGGTGAGATCCCAACGAACGAAGCGGACATCAAAGGACGAATCGAAGCGTATGGCGCGTTTTACCGAACAATGTCCGGCGCATTATCAAAACTGGCTGATGACCTGAAAACGGGCTGA
- a CDS encoding efflux RND transporter permease subunit, which yields MNMSTWAIRKPVPSLALFLVLVIVGMVSFMRLPVTQFPNIDIPIVTIGIAQPGAAPSEITNQIVKPVESAVSDVSGVNHVSATATDGFASITIEFDLEVDTDRALNDVKDAIAGVRGDLPDSITEPNVQRVDVTGAPILTYAVSDPTQSIENVSYFVDEIVARDLTSANGIGKVSRIGGGDQAIEVELSPDRLLALGLTAADVNTQLRQNNIDLGGGSGDLAGQEFSIRALGSAATIDDLAAMPITLAGGGAVRLDDLGAVFDGAQDADSFAMFNGQPVVAFGVFRATGASDLTAGDTAKARIARLSEAYPNVTFALIDDATTYTNSTYHSAMETLYEGAALAIIVVFLFLKNWRATLITAVALPLSIIPTFIVMNYLGFSLNTVSLLGITLVTGILVDDAIVEIENIVRHIHMGKPAYEASEEAASEIGTTVIAISFTIVAVFAPVSFMSGIAGQYFKQFGLTVAVAVLFSLLVARLITPMMAAYFLRDGTIAHEEKDGLIMRAYMRILGWTLHNRFVTLMLGVVIFAGSIFSATLLPTEFVPPSDTGRASVSIELPPGSLMEQTRLASRNVTQMIQSIPEVQTVFVDGSDTAATIRIGFGSKTTRDKSSFEIADELELLLASVPDVRLFVLSENGTRDLAISVLGDDADAAAAAAQTLATQMNRLPEITGALSKASLVRPEIQITPKAELAAEMGVTSAALASTVRIATIGETSGNVAKFNAGDKQIPIVVRLEKDVREDLFRMAGLRIASTTGAPVPLNVVADLALSTGPASVDRYDRQYRTSVEADVANGFFLGEAAAAVNALPIAMNMPEGTAIQAGGDAEVMGEIFTQFGLAMGAGILLVYVVLVLLFSSFLTPVTILMSLPLAIGGAIFALYLYGAGIGLSVVIGFLMLMGIVTKNAIMLVEFALEAMKDGASKTEAMLDAGHKRARPIIMTTIAMTAGMVPSALAIAEGGEFRAPMAIAVIGGLLLSTVLSLVFVPSLFSVIDGGRQRMLRGLVSVLGANQQRSA from the coding sequence ATGAATATGTCCACGTGGGCCATTCGCAAACCCGTCCCCTCCCTTGCGTTGTTTCTCGTCCTAGTCATCGTCGGCATGGTCAGCTTTATGCGGCTGCCCGTGACCCAGTTTCCAAACATCGATATTCCGATTGTAACGATTGGAATTGCCCAACCCGGCGCGGCTCCTTCCGAGATCACCAATCAAATCGTGAAGCCTGTTGAAAGCGCAGTGTCAGATGTCAGCGGTGTTAATCATGTCTCTGCGACAGCCACGGATGGATTTGCCAGTATTACCATCGAGTTTGACCTAGAGGTCGACACCGACCGCGCCCTCAATGATGTCAAAGACGCGATTGCAGGGGTGCGCGGTGACTTGCCCGATAGCATCACCGAACCAAACGTGCAGCGCGTCGATGTCACGGGCGCGCCAATCCTGACATATGCCGTGTCTGACCCCACCCAATCCATTGAGAATGTGTCATACTTTGTCGATGAAATCGTGGCCCGTGACCTGACGAGCGCGAATGGAATTGGCAAAGTGAGCCGGATTGGTGGTGGCGATCAGGCAATCGAGGTCGAGCTGTCTCCCGATCGCCTGTTGGCGCTCGGCCTGACCGCAGCAGACGTGAATACCCAGTTGCGCCAAAACAATATCGACCTTGGTGGCGGTTCTGGTGACCTTGCTGGACAAGAGTTTTCGATCCGCGCCCTTGGCAGTGCGGCGACGATTGACGACCTAGCGGCCATGCCCATCACACTAGCGGGCGGGGGCGCTGTGCGTCTCGACGATCTCGGAGCGGTGTTTGATGGGGCCCAAGATGCGGACTCGTTCGCAATGTTTAACGGACAGCCTGTTGTTGCGTTTGGCGTGTTTCGTGCCACGGGGGCCAGCGACCTCACCGCGGGCGACACCGCCAAAGCGCGGATTGCCCGCCTGTCCGAGGCCTACCCAAACGTGACGTTCGCGCTCATTGATGACGCGACGACCTACACGAACAGTACCTACCATTCCGCAATGGAAACGCTGTACGAGGGCGCCGCCCTCGCGATCATCGTCGTGTTCTTGTTCCTGAAAAATTGGCGCGCGACACTCATTACGGCGGTGGCATTGCCGCTTTCGATCATCCCGACGTTCATTGTGATGAACTACCTTGGATTCTCACTCAACACCGTAAGCCTGTTAGGGATCACCCTTGTGACAGGAATCTTGGTGGATGACGCCATTGTGGAAATCGAAAATATTGTCCGACATATCCATATGGGAAAACCCGCCTATGAGGCGTCCGAGGAGGCCGCAAGCGAGATTGGCACAACCGTGATTGCGATCAGTTTTACCATCGTTGCCGTCTTTGCCCCTGTTAGCTTTATGTCTGGGATTGCAGGGCAATATTTCAAACAGTTCGGCCTCACGGTGGCCGTGGCTGTGTTGTTCTCATTGTTGGTCGCACGTCTGATTACGCCGATGATGGCCGCCTATTTTCTGCGCGACGGCACAATTGCGCACGAGGAAAAAGACGGGCTGATTATGCGCGCCTACATGCGTATTTTGGGATGGACGCTGCACAACCGGTTTGTCACGCTCATGCTCGGTGTTGTCATCTTTGCAGGGTCGATTTTTTCGGCCACGCTCTTGCCAACAGAGTTTGTGCCGCCGTCCGATACGGGACGGGCAAGTGTCTCGATTGAGTTGCCACCCGGCTCACTGATGGAGCAAACCCGACTGGCATCGCGCAACGTCACGCAGATGATTCAGAGCATTCCGGAAGTTCAAACCGTGTTCGTCGATGGATCAGATACAGCAGCGACAATCCGGATCGGGTTTGGCTCAAAAACCACACGAGATAAGTCGTCGTTTGAGATCGCTGATGAATTGGAGCTGTTGCTTGCGTCAGTGCCTGACGTGCGCCTGTTTGTTTTGTCTGAAAACGGTACGCGTGATTTGGCGATATCGGTTCTGGGCGACGACGCTGATGCAGCGGCAGCAGCGGCACAAACGCTTGCCACTCAAATGAACAGACTTCCCGAAATTACGGGAGCCTTGAGCAAGGCATCGTTGGTGCGTCCTGAAATCCAGATCACGCCAAAAGCCGAGCTTGCCGCTGAAATGGGCGTCACCTCTGCGGCGCTGGCCTCAACTGTGCGTATCGCAACGATCGGGGAGACAAGTGGGAATGTGGCCAAATTCAACGCGGGTGACAAGCAAATCCCGATTGTGGTGCGGTTGGAAAAAGATGTCCGTGAGGATTTGTTCCGTATGGCTGGACTGCGCATTGCAAGCACGACCGGAGCGCCTGTTCCGTTAAACGTGGTTGCGGATTTGGCCCTCTCGACCGGCCCCGCCTCCGTGGACCGCTACGACCGTCAATACCGTACAAGCGTCGAGGCAGATGTCGCAAACGGCTTCTTTCTTGGCGAGGCAGCGGCGGCGGTCAACGCGCTGCCAATTGCTATGAATATGCCCGAAGGCACGGCTATTCAGGCGGGAGGAGACGCCGAAGTCATGGGAGAAATCTTTACGCAATTCGGCCTCGCGATGGGGGCGGGCATCTTGTTGGTCTACGTGGTTCTGGTGCTTTTGTTCTCGAGCTTTCTGACGCCTGTCACCATTTTGATGTCCTTGCCCCTCGCCATCGGCGGCGCGATTTTTGCCCTCTATCTCTATGGGGCGGGTATTGGCCTTTCGGTTGTCATTGGCTTTTTGATGCTGATGGGCATCGTAACCAAGAACGCAATCATGCTGGTCGAATTCGCACTTGAAGCGATGAAAGACGGTGCGAGCAAAACAGAGGCGATGCTCGACGCGGGGCATAAGCGTGCGCGGCCCATCATCATGACCACAATCGCGATGACGGCGGGTATGGTGCCGAGTGCTTTGGCGATTGCTGAGGGTGGCGAGTTTCGCGCGCCTATGGCGATTGCGGTGATCGGCGGCCTTTTGCTTTCAACCGTTCTCTCCCTCGTGTTTGTTCCCTCCCTGTTCAGTGTCATCGACGGAGGACGACAGCGGATGTTGCGCGGGCTGGTGAGTGTTTTGGGGGCGAACCAGCAACGCAGCGCCTGA
- a CDS encoding efflux RND transporter periplasmic adaptor subunit: MRHDPVLKRLRAPSLFLCLVSASLSHVPIVAVAQSTQAVIEAAAPLASVTVATVKPADMVGQVAISGSLVPQEEILIYPQVIGSTIDTLSVDVGDTVVAGQVLASLNDRTLTAQLAQARAEFARAQATVSQANSQIVSAKAVETQAATNLERANALRRNGTGTQAALDQATATQSTAAAAVASAQDGFAVAQAQQQQAHASQQIAELNLDRATLRAPADGLISARNGQVGAIAASGGDPIFRMIRDGRVEVEAEVIETALGSIEVGDAATLTIAGNGTVAGVVRRISPTVDARTRLGTIRIEILGEGQLRTGVFASGAIITEERRALAVPTTAVLTDASGTYVFVVNDGVLEKRAVGAGLIWNGLREIASGLTEDDVIVARAGAFFTAGDTINPIFSTVEGATQ, encoded by the coding sequence ATGAGACATGATCCCGTTTTAAAGCGGCTGCGCGCGCCGTCACTCTTCCTATGTCTGGTGAGTGCATCGCTGTCGCACGTGCCCATTGTGGCCGTGGCACAGAGCACACAAGCGGTGATTGAAGCAGCCGCCCCACTCGCGTCCGTGACCGTTGCAACGGTTAAACCTGCCGATATGGTTGGCCAAGTCGCAATTTCGGGTAGCCTCGTGCCACAAGAAGAAATTCTAATCTATCCGCAAGTGATAGGGTCCACGATTGATACACTGTCTGTCGACGTGGGGGATACTGTCGTCGCGGGACAAGTGCTCGCATCCCTCAATGACCGGACACTGACTGCACAGCTTGCACAGGCCCGCGCGGAATTCGCACGCGCTCAGGCAACGGTCAGTCAGGCCAACAGCCAAATTGTATCGGCAAAAGCCGTTGAAACGCAGGCCGCCACAAACCTTGAGCGTGCAAATGCGTTGCGCCGCAACGGGACAGGGACACAGGCCGCATTGGATCAGGCCACGGCGACACAAAGCACCGCCGCCGCTGCGGTCGCCTCGGCCCAAGACGGCTTCGCGGTGGCACAGGCACAACAGCAACAAGCACACGCAAGCCAACAGATTGCAGAACTCAACCTAGACCGCGCAACATTGCGCGCGCCCGCAGATGGCTTGATCTCGGCGCGCAACGGTCAAGTTGGCGCTATCGCTGCATCGGGTGGAGATCCCATTTTTCGCATGATCCGTGACGGACGTGTCGAAGTCGAAGCGGAAGTGATCGAAACCGCATTGGGATCCATCGAGGTCGGGGACGCCGCGACATTGACCATTGCGGGCAACGGCACGGTTGCGGGGGTCGTGCGACGCATTTCGCCAACCGTCGACGCGCGCACCCGTTTGGGCACGATCCGCATCGAAATTCTGGGCGAGGGGCAGTTGCGCACAGGGGTCTTTGCAAGTGGCGCGATTATAACCGAAGAACGCCGCGCTCTCGCTGTGCCAACCACGGCAGTATTGACCGATGCGAGCGGCACCTATGTGTTTGTGGTCAACGATGGCGTCCTTGAAAAACGCGCCGTTGGGGCGGGTCTTATTTGGAACGGATTGCGTGAGATCGCGTCAGGCCTCACCGAGGACGATGTGATTGTGGCGCGCGCGGGCGCGTTCTTTACGGCGGGCGATACGATCAATCCGATCTTTTCGACCGTTGAGGGCGCCACCCAATGA
- a CDS encoding helix-turn-helix domain-containing protein, with the protein MSECATQTLTTPSAAALGTRMRALRHRMSMTLQQVSEASGVSVGYISQVERGNATPTLGTLNQIAQALEVDTGYFVRTPCAVDSLTRGGARPKFSVPGSPIEYEQIGAERAGHELTSFVINVPPGYASEVVHHIGEEIIYILEGEISQMVGEREYLMGVGDSLHYLGTTPHCWSNKTDKPARILWVGRMQYGKSSEIAAIETIQIDPPHDMLPLRG; encoded by the coding sequence GTGTCAGAGTGCGCCACGCAAACACTTACCACACCATCAGCTGCTGCGCTTGGGACGCGCATGCGCGCCTTGCGCCACAGGATGTCGATGACGTTACAGCAAGTATCGGAAGCGTCCGGTGTTTCGGTTGGATATATTAGCCAAGTCGAGCGCGGAAACGCCACCCCGACCCTAGGTACGCTCAATCAGATTGCTCAAGCCCTTGAGGTCGACACAGGTTATTTTGTGCGCACACCCTGCGCCGTTGACAGCCTGACGCGCGGTGGCGCCCGCCCCAAGTTTTCAGTCCCCGGATCACCGATTGAATACGAACAGATCGGGGCCGAGCGCGCGGGGCATGAGTTGACATCCTTTGTCATCAATGTGCCCCCCGGATACGCCTCCGAAGTGGTTCACCACATAGGTGAGGAGATCATCTACATCCTTGAGGGTGAAATTTCACAGATGGTTGGAGAGCGTGAATATCTGATGGGTGTAGGGGACAGTCTGCACTATTTGGGCACGACTCCGCATTGCTGGTCCAACAAAACCGACAAGCCCGCACGCATACTTTGGGTGGGGCGGATGCAATACGGCAAATCCAGCGAAATCGCGGCCATCGAGACCATACAGATCGACCCCCCGCATGACATGCTGCCCCTGCGGGGCTAA
- a CDS encoding ABC transporter substrate-binding protein gives MSIRKIMTTGLLLSTLGMAAQAQSLVYCSEGSPEGFDPALFTSGTTFDASSHPLYNRLSEFKVGTTETIPGLAESWNVSEDGKTVTFNLRKGVSFHSNADFTPTRDFNADDVIFSFDRQGNAENPYHEVSGGTWEYYGGMSMPDLIESIEKVDDYTVVFNLTRPEAPIIANMAMDFASIVSKEYADAMLAAGTPEMVNQAPIGTGPFTFQAYQKDAVIRYLRNDAYWGDKAKVESLIFAITPDASVRYQKVQAGECHVMAYANPADISAMQAADDIVVMQQEGLNVGYLAYNTKVAPYDNANVRKALNMAIDKQAIIDVVFQGSGQIAKNPIPPTMWSYSQATVDDAYDPEGAKAALEAEGVTDLNLKIWAMPVQRPYNPNARRMAELMQEDFSKVGVNVEIVSYEWGEYLERSKAEDRDGAVLLGWTGDNGDPDNFLAVLLGCDGVGASNRAQWCNEEFDALIQKAKVLPTQAERTALYEEAQAIFKDQAPWATIAHSVVYMTMRPEVEGYVVHPLGGHIFNQVGLSQ, from the coding sequence ATGTCTATTCGGAAAATCATGACCACCGGCTTGCTGCTAAGCACGCTTGGTATGGCCGCACAGGCGCAATCGCTTGTGTATTGCTCAGAGGGTTCCCCTGAGGGGTTTGACCCGGCTTTGTTCACGTCTGGCACCACATTCGACGCGTCGAGCCACCCGCTCTACAACCGCTTGTCGGAATTCAAGGTTGGCACAACTGAAACCATCCCCGGTCTTGCCGAAAGCTGGAACGTGTCCGAGGACGGCAAGACAGTCACCTTCAACCTGCGCAAGGGCGTCTCGTTCCACTCGAACGCCGATTTCACACCCACGCGTGATTTCAACGCTGATGATGTGATCTTTAGCTTTGATCGTCAGGGCAACGCCGAGAACCCATACCACGAAGTCTCAGGCGGCACGTGGGAATACTATGGCGGCATGTCGATGCCTGATCTGATCGAGAGCATCGAGAAAGTTGACGACTACACGGTTGTGTTCAACCTGACCCGTCCGGAAGCACCCATTATTGCCAACATGGCGATGGACTTTGCCTCGATCGTGTCCAAGGAATACGCGGATGCAATGTTGGCCGCCGGCACGCCCGAAATGGTCAACCAAGCGCCGATTGGCACAGGTCCGTTCACGTTCCAAGCCTACCAAAAAGACGCTGTTATCCGCTATCTGCGCAACGATGCGTATTGGGGTGACAAAGCCAAAGTCGAAAGCCTGATCTTTGCGATCACGCCCGATGCGTCTGTGCGCTACCAGAAGGTTCAGGCGGGCGAATGCCACGTGATGGCCTATGCAAACCCTGCTGACATTTCTGCGATGCAGGCCGCGGATGATATTGTTGTGATGCAGCAGGAGGGGCTAAACGTCGGCTACCTTGCCTATAACACCAAGGTTGCACCCTACGACAATGCGAACGTCCGCAAGGCGTTGAACATGGCGATCGACAAACAAGCGATCATTGATGTGGTTTTCCAAGGGTCCGGTCAAATCGCAAAGAACCCGATCCCGCCAACGATGTGGTCGTATAGCCAAGCAACTGTTGATGACGCGTATGATCCAGAAGGCGCAAAGGCCGCGTTGGAAGCGGAAGGCGTGACAGATTTGAACCTGAAAATCTGGGCCATGCCGGTTCAGCGACCCTACAACCCGAACGCGCGCCGTATGGCCGAGCTGATGCAAGAGGACTTCTCCAAGGTTGGTGTGAACGTCGAGATCGTGTCCTACGAGTGGGGTGAATACCTTGAGCGGTCCAAAGCCGAGGATCGCGATGGTGCGGTTCTTCTTGGTTGGACAGGTGACAACGGTGATCCCGATAACTTCCTTGCCGTTCTTTTGGGGTGTGACGGCGTTGGCGCATCCAACCGTGCACAGTGGTGTAACGAAGAGTTCGACGCGCTGATCCAAAAAGCTAAGGTTCTGCCAACACAAGCAGAGCGGACAGCCCTCTATGAGGAAGCGCAAGCGATCTTCAAGGACCAAGCACCTTGGGCCACAATCGCGCATTCGGTTGTCTACATGACCATGCGTCCAGAAGTTGAAGGCTATGTTGTTCACCCACTTGGTGGCCACATCTTCAACCAAGTTGGCCTGTCGCAATAA